In Methanofollis sp. UBA420, one DNA window encodes the following:
- a CDS encoding heavy metal translocating P-type ATPase translates to MDHEHTPAGYHAHDRPMHEEGEITPAEHAGGPPKTHQHSGGGDHRHALEDFKRRFIVSVVLTVPILVLSPTIQTLLGFSVEVPGADYIVLILASAVYFYGGYPFLTGIVKELKSRTPGMMTLIAVAITVAYIYSAAVIFGMPGEGFFWELATLIDIMLLGHWIEMRSVLGASRALEDLAQMLPREAHLFKDGSVEDVQVEALIVHDRVLVKPGEKIPVDGVVIEGDSSVNEAMLTGESQPIAKQTGTSVIGGSINGEGSLVVEVRKVGAETYLNQVVELVRRAQESRSHTQDLANRAAFYLVVIALSVSALTFVAWVFLARDTGFAVERAATVMVIACPHALGLAVPLVVAVSTALAAQSGFLIRERQAFERGKDIQAIIFDKTGTLTEGRFGVTDIISFGPLGEDGVVRLAASLEARSEHPIAQGIIRRSQEEGLELAYLENFRTIPGKGVEAVVSGRHLKVVSPGYVEEQGIAVDDGRVEALQRQGKTVVFLLEDDTVIGALALADIIRKESREAITQLKQMGIHCMMLTGDNRYVARWVAEELGLDQYFAEVLPHEKAEKVREVQEDHIVAMVGDGINDAPALVQADVGIAIGAGTDVAIESADIVLARNDPRDVVGVVDLSKKTYAKMVQNLFWATGYNAFAIPLAAGIAIGYGILLTPAMGAVLMSASTVIVAVNARTLHR, encoded by the coding sequence ATGGACCATGAACACACCCCTGCCGGGTATCATGCACACGACCGGCCGATGCATGAAGAGGGAGAGATAACTCCCGCAGAGCATGCAGGCGGACCTCCGAAGACCCACCAGCACAGCGGAGGGGGCGACCACCGCCATGCCCTCGAAGACTTCAAACGCCGGTTCATCGTCTCGGTCGTCCTCACGGTTCCCATCCTCGTCCTCTCGCCGACCATCCAGACGCTCCTCGGGTTCAGCGTCGAGGTCCCGGGAGCAGACTATATCGTCCTGATCCTCGCATCCGCAGTCTACTTCTACGGCGGCTATCCGTTCCTCACCGGGATTGTAAAAGAACTGAAAAGTCGGACACCAGGGATGATGACCCTGATCGCAGTCGCGATCACCGTCGCCTACATCTACAGCGCCGCGGTGATCTTCGGCATGCCCGGCGAGGGGTTCTTCTGGGAACTCGCCACCCTGATCGATATCATGCTGCTCGGGCACTGGATCGAGATGCGGTCGGTGCTCGGCGCTTCGCGTGCCCTCGAAGATCTGGCACAGATGCTCCCCAGGGAGGCGCATCTGTTCAAAGACGGTTCCGTCGAGGACGTGCAGGTCGAGGCACTGATCGTCCACGACCGTGTTCTGGTGAAGCCGGGCGAGAAGATCCCCGTCGACGGCGTGGTGATCGAGGGGGACTCCAGCGTCAACGAGGCAATGCTGACGGGGGAGTCGCAACCGATCGCCAAACAGACCGGAACATCGGTGATCGGGGGTTCCATCAACGGCGAAGGCTCGCTCGTCGTTGAGGTGCGGAAGGTCGGCGCCGAGACGTACCTCAACCAGGTGGTCGAACTGGTCCGTCGGGCACAGGAGAGCAGGTCCCACACGCAGGACCTCGCAAATCGAGCGGCATTCTATCTCGTGGTAATCGCACTGTCGGTCAGCGCACTGACATTCGTTGCCTGGGTGTTCCTTGCCCGCGACACCGGGTTTGCCGTCGAGCGGGCGGCCACCGTGATGGTGATCGCCTGCCCGCACGCACTCGGACTTGCAGTCCCGTTGGTGGTTGCGGTCTCGACGGCGCTCGCGGCACAGTCGGGATTTCTCATCCGCGAGAGGCAGGCATTCGAACGGGGAAAGGACATCCAGGCCATCATCTTCGACAAGACCGGAACTCTGACCGAGGGGCGGTTCGGCGTGACAGACATCATCTCATTCGGTCCTCTCGGCGAGGACGGGGTGGTGCGGCTGGCCGCCTCCCTGGAGGCGCGGTCAGAGCACCCGATTGCACAGGGCATCATCCGCAGATCACAGGAAGAGGGGCTGGAACTGGCATATCTGGAAAATTTCAGGACTATCCCGGGAAAAGGCGTCGAGGCGGTCGTCTCGGGTCGACACCTGAAGGTCGTAAGCCCCGGATACGTGGAGGAGCAGGGGATCGCCGTCGACGACGGACGGGTGGAGGCACTGCAAAGACAGGGGAAGACGGTCGTCTTCCTGCTCGAAGACGACACCGTGATCGGGGCCCTGGCACTCGCGGATATCATCCGAAAAGAGTCACGTGAAGCGATCACGCAGTTGAAACAGATGGGAATTCACTGCATGATGCTGACTGGAGATAATCGGTATGTTGCCCGCTGGGTGGCCGAGGAGCTCGGGCTTGACCAGTACTTCGCCGAAGTTCTCCCGCACGAGAAGGCCGAGAAGGTCAGAGAGGTCCAGGAAGACCATATCGTCGCAATGGTCGGCGACGGAATCAACGACGCACCGGCACTGGTACAGGCAGATGTCGGCATTGCGATCGGCGCCGGGACCGATGTCGCAATCGAGAGTGCGGATATCGTGCTCGCCAGGAACGATCCCCGGGACGTCGTGGGAGTCGTCGACCTCTCAAAGAAGACGTATGCAAAGATGGTCCAGAACCTTTTCTGGGCGACGGGTTACAATGCGTTTGCCATCCCGCTCGCTGCAGGGATAGCGATCGGGTACGGGATCCTTCTCACGCCGGCGATGGGGGCGGTTCTGATGAGCGCAAGTACCGTGATCGTGGCCGTCAATGCGAGGACGCTCCACCGATAA